TCTACCGCCTCGAGCTGCTCACGGAGCAGTCAATGACCCGATAACTCCATATTGCTTCTCGTTCCCATGGCTTCCCTCAACGCTCCTTTTCCGCCAATGACAGCACGTGGCTCTCTTCTCCTTCCGGTCCTTTTCGGTCTTCTCGCCTCTGCCTGTGTCGGGGGCGCCTCCTCGCCCCCCGCGGATGAGATGGATCCGGTCCCCGTAGAGACCGCCACCGCAGCGACGACGACCGCGGCTCAGGACGGACGCTACACTGGCACCATCCAGGGCGCGCGCCGGGTCCCTCTCTCCACCAAAATGATGGGCACCATCACACGCCTCTCGGTCGAGGAGGGCGACCGTGTGCAGGAGGGCGAGACGCTCGTCCGCATCCGCAGCCAGAACGTGGAGGCCCAGCGGGAGCAGGTGCAGGCCCGCCTGCGGGAGGCCCGCGCCGCCCGCGACAACGCCGAGACCCAGTTCGAGCGGATCCGGGCCCTCCGCGAGAGCGACAGTGCTACGGAGCAGGAGTTCGACAACGCGCAGACCGCCTACGAGCGGGCACAGGCGCAGGTGGAGGCCCTCGAAAGCCGCCTGGCGGAGACCGAGGACATGCTCGCCTACGCCACGCTGGAGGCGCCCATCGACGGCTACGTGGTCGAGAAGCGATCCGAGCAGGGGGCCCTGGCCGCCCCGGGTCGTCCGCTGCTCACCGTCGAGACGCTCGACGACCTGAAGGCCGTGGTGCAGGTGCCGTCGGAGGATGTGAACCAGTTCGCAGTGGGCGACAGCGCGACCGTCACGATCGGCGCGGCCGCCAACGTGCAGAAGCAAGGCGTGGTCACGCAGGTGAACCCGTCCGGCAACGCCGTGAGCCGACAGTTCACTGTGCAGGTGCGCCTGCCACGCGCGGCCCCGGACGACCGGACAGCCGCCACCGCCCTCAAGTCCGGAATGTACGCCGAGGTTCGTCACCAGACCGGGACCCGTTCGACGCTCACGGTCCCGCAGACCGCCCTCATCGAACGCGGCCAGCTGACCGGCCTCTACGCCGTGAGTGATGACCACGCGCTGCTGCGCTGGGTACGGACCGGTTCGCAGCGTGGGGACCGCGTCGAGGTGCTTTCGGGCCTGCGGCCGGGCGAGACCTACGTCACCGACGCCACGCCCCGTATCGCGGACGGGCAGCCCGTCCAGGCCGAGTAGCTCGCCGCCCTCCGCACGCCACCGTCGCTCCACGCATCAGTCGTTTTGTTCTATGGCTACGACCTCCGGCATCGCGGGCCGCATCGCCCGCACATTTATCAACAGCAAGCTCACCCCCCTACTGATGGCGGCCTTTCTCGGCATCGGGCTCTACAGCGCCTGGGTGACACCGAAGGAGGAGGACCCCCAGATCAATGTCCCGATGATGGATATTGCCGTGCAGTACCCGGGCGCCACGCCGCAGGAGGTCAAGAGTCGCGTCGCGGAGCCGATCGAGCGGCTGGCCTCAAATATTGACGGCGTGGAGTACGTCTACTCGACGGCGATGCCGGGCCGGACGATGGTGTCGGTCCGCTACTACGTCGGCGAGGACCCGTCGACCAGCACCGTGAAGCTCTACGAGGAGCTTCTGAAAAACATGGACGAGATGCCGCCGGGGGCAAGCCAGCCCCTCATCAAGAGCCGGGAGGTGGACGACGTACCCATCCTGACGCTCACCCTCCACAGTCAGACCACCGGCGACTATGAACTGCGCCGGATTGGGGAGGAGATGGCCGCCGACCTCAAAACGACCGACGGCGTGGCGGAGGTAAACGTGCACGGCGGCCGTCCCCGGCAGGTGCGCGTGGCACTTCAGCCGAACCAGCTGGCCGCCCACGAACTGGACCCGCCGTCCATCGCCAAGCAACTCCGGGCCGCCAACCAGCAGACCAACGCCGGGGCTTTT
This genomic interval from Salinibacter grassmerensis contains the following:
- a CDS encoding efflux RND transporter periplasmic adaptor subunit, whose translation is MTARGSLLLPVLFGLLASACVGGASSPPADEMDPVPVETATAATTTAAQDGRYTGTIQGARRVPLSTKMMGTITRLSVEEGDRVQEGETLVRIRSQNVEAQREQVQARLREARAARDNAETQFERIRALRESDSATEQEFDNAQTAYERAQAQVEALESRLAETEDMLAYATLEAPIDGYVVEKRSEQGALAAPGRPLLTVETLDDLKAVVQVPSEDVNQFAVGDSATVTIGAAANVQKQGVVTQVNPSGNAVSRQFTVQVRLPRAAPDDRTAATALKSGMYAEVRHQTGTRSTLTVPQTALIERGQLTGLYAVSDDHALLRWVRTGSQRGDRVEVLSGLRPGETYVTDATPRIADGQPVQAE